The following proteins are co-located in the Bdellovibrio sp. ArHS genome:
- a CDS encoding ATP-binding protein, giving the protein MIKYEKAIDHELSQRLSGNAREIEVALTDLRSGLQQKRDKYVRDPSLVYHITMGEGSTLRTLSSQWIRSDNISSLTFFNREGRMLASVFKDDKDVIRSFVPTQDAVFLSAKYMAQVKDENEIALAEFGENQKVNLILISKVTGAGGRVVGYVEQIVDIDKTFVGKIKNRLKLELIFFKDSGQVVVASHPDFYLYKKDFFRPYFRPGAEPFFDLNIRTTPYGFLVYPLDWGITKFYVALGASKSEAKAVLKNVNYAFITVVGAVVVLLVLTILVTSSWVLKPLYDLVDALQSFESQEQAVTIPVKNDTEIGLLTESFNEMSKKIWQARSDLRKKITELEAANKELKDTQTKLVHSAKMVSLGQLVAGVAHELNNPIGFIYSNMTHLKEYSEKLIQIAEVAEKDPKKLPQVKEEYEFDYIVKDLPKLVASCQDGARRTRDIVLGLRNFSRLEEAKLQEIDVHQSLDTTLNLLQGEIKNRLEVHRQYEPIPMIHCYASQINQVFMNILSNAVQAIEGTGHIWISTTALKDYKGSKDRRGWVQISIQDSGKGMSAETLEKIFDPFFTTKGVGQGTGLGLSISYGIIQNHGGEIQARSEVGVGTEFIVIIPVYPPIQEKNPAPLS; this is encoded by the coding sequence ATGATCAAATACGAAAAGGCCATTGATCATGAACTCTCGCAACGCCTTAGTGGAAATGCGCGTGAAATTGAAGTGGCCTTGACGGATCTTCGTTCCGGTCTTCAGCAAAAGCGTGACAAATATGTTCGTGACCCCAGCCTTGTCTATCACATCACAATGGGAGAGGGTTCGACACTTCGTACTCTTTCAAGTCAATGGATTCGTTCCGACAATATTTCTAGTCTGACCTTTTTCAATCGTGAAGGACGGATGTTGGCTTCGGTTTTCAAAGACGACAAGGATGTCATTCGCAGTTTTGTGCCGACTCAAGATGCTGTATTCCTGTCGGCTAAGTACATGGCTCAGGTGAAAGACGAAAATGAAATCGCCCTGGCTGAGTTCGGCGAAAATCAAAAAGTAAACTTGATTTTGATATCGAAAGTGACCGGAGCCGGCGGACGTGTTGTCGGCTATGTGGAACAGATTGTGGATATCGACAAAACTTTCGTAGGAAAAATTAAGAACCGTCTAAAGCTTGAATTGATATTTTTTAAGGACTCGGGCCAGGTTGTCGTCGCTAGTCATCCTGACTTCTATCTTTATAAAAAAGACTTTTTCCGCCCTTATTTTCGTCCCGGAGCCGAACCATTCTTTGACTTAAATATTCGAACCACACCTTATGGCTTTTTAGTATATCCTTTGGATTGGGGAATCACGAAGTTTTACGTCGCCCTGGGTGCATCGAAAAGTGAAGCAAAGGCTGTTCTTAAAAATGTAAACTACGCTTTTATTACGGTTGTCGGCGCTGTTGTCGTGCTACTCGTTCTCACAATTCTTGTGACTTCAAGCTGGGTATTGAAACCTTTGTATGATTTGGTGGATGCGCTACAGTCTTTTGAATCTCAAGAGCAAGCGGTGACAATTCCGGTGAAGAATGACACCGAGATTGGTCTTCTGACGGAGTCCTTTAACGAAATGAGTAAGAAGATCTGGCAAGCACGTTCGGATCTTAGAAAAAAAATCACAGAGCTTGAAGCTGCGAATAAAGAATTAAAGGACACACAAACCAAACTGGTCCACTCGGCAAAGATGGTCAGTCTAGGTCAGTTGGTCGCGGGCGTGGCTCATGAGCTGAATAATCCTATTGGTTTTATTTACAGCAATATGACCCACCTAAAAGAATATTCTGAAAAACTGATACAAATTGCTGAGGTCGCAGAAAAGGACCCCAAAAAACTTCCGCAGGTCAAAGAAGAGTACGAGTTTGACTATATCGTCAAGGATCTGCCGAAGTTGGTGGCGTCCTGTCAGGACGGCGCTCGTCGCACACGTGATATTGTGTTGGGCTTAAGAAACTTTTCCAGATTGGAAGAGGCGAAACTTCAAGAGATCGACGTGCATCAAAGTTTGGATACGACTTTGAATCTTCTTCAGGGCGAAATCAAAAACCGTTTGGAAGTTCATCGACAATACGAACCAATTCCGATGATTCATTGTTACGCAAGTCAGATCAATCAGGTGTTTATGAATATTCTTTCAAACGCCGTCCAGGCTATAGAAGGAACGGGTCATATCTGGATTTCTACGACGGCTTTGAAAGACTACAAAGGGTCTAAGGATCGTCGTGGATGGGTGCAAATCTCAATTCAAGACAGCGGAAAAGGAATGTCAGCCGAAACGCTTGAGAAAATTTTCGATCCGTTCTTCACTACGAAAGGCGTTGGTCAAGGCACCGGTTTAGGTCTGAGTATCTCTTACGGCATTATTCAAAATCACGGGGGGGAAATTCAGGCCCGCTCCGAAGTGGGTGTTGGAACCGAATTTATCGTGATCATTCCCGTATACCCGCCGATTCAAGAAAAGAATCCCGCACCTTTGTCCTAA